From one Mytilus edulis chromosome 1, xbMytEdul2.2, whole genome shotgun sequence genomic stretch:
- the LOC139490726 gene encoding histone-lysine N-methyltransferase SUV39H2-like gives MEDEIKDAQVSCLSGIIDLQRACQKQNLKLSAETNQYLVYLTLKKLGPFVAQKLISKLVEKGEINWEDGHWEVEQIIDHCEDEGEEYYLIKWKDWSNAHNSWEPKANLECTDLLEEFHVRGTKRKFEYDDSVPISKRSRVDEIFQKLKPMKGKISPLQLLSVSSPVKGGKPIFKGLIATGGKYKPKYKPSAGKPLNPRSKAYKQKKVEIIKALKEWQVHLNAISTDPAGIVVENNIDLEGPPENFVYINDYKPMEGIIIPNDPLVGCECDSCLDNKKKCCVTQCGSEFAYYKNKRLRVLKGTPIYECNKRCKCGPECPNRVVQLGRKCKLSIFRTINGRGWGVKTLQKIKKGSFVVEYVGEVITDVEAEKRGKYYDAVGRTYLFDLDYNDGDCPYTVDAGYYGNVSHFINHSCDPNLEVFGVWINTLDPTLPRIALFSRRDIEKGEELTFDYMMTGDTTNQPPTLDQVEKDLAAEFLKTPVLQTYPDMPEGEGDSLKVTLEENDTLPELKPDEVKETGDAADSNDSNDSNIPELSIESDEVFDEPPKLETQKSELIPKSLTDQYRIVCQCGAKNCRKYLF, from the exons ATGGAAGATGAGATTAAAGACGCACAGGTGTCCTGTCTATCAGGAATTATCGATTTGCAAAGAGCGtgtcaaaaacaaaatttaaaactttcaGCCGAAACAAATCAGTATCTGGTATATTTGACACTGAAAAAATTGGGTCCATTCGTTGCACAAAAATTGATCAGCAAAC ttgtTGAAAAGGGAGAAATAAATTGGGAAGATGGCCACTGGGAAGTTGAACAGATCATTGACCACTGTGAAGATGAG GGAGAAGAATATTATCTTATCAAATGGAAAGACTGGAGTAATGCACACAATTCTTGGGAACCAAAGGCTAATCTAGAATGTACAGATCTTTTGGAAGAGTTTCATGTTAGGGGTACCAAGAGAAAGTTTGAATATGATGATAGCGTCCCAATTTCCAAGAGAAGCAGAGTAGATGAAATATTTCAGAAACTTAAACCAATGAAAGGGAAAATATCTCCCCTTCAGTTGCTCTCTGTCAGTAGTCCAGTTAAAGGGGGGAAACCTATTTTCAAAGGACTGATTGCTACTGGTGGAAAATACAAACCAAAATATAAACCTTCAGCAGGAAAACCATTAAATCCTAGATCCAAAGCATACAAACAAAAGAAAGTTGAAATTATTAAAGCACTCAAGGAATGGCAAGTTCATTTAAATGCCATCAGTACAGACCCTGCTGGAATAGTTGTAGAAAACAATATAGATCTTGAGGGTCCACCAGAAAACTTTGTATATATCAATGACTATAAGCCAATGGAAGGAATTATCATACCAAATGACCCCCTTGTAGGATgtgaatgtgacagttgtttagATAATAAGAAAAAATGCTGTGTAACACAGTGTGGATCAGAGTTCGCTTACTACAAAAACAAGAGACTAAGAGTACTCAAAGGAACACCAATTTATGAGTGTAATAAACGTTGTAAATGTGGTCCAGAGTGTCCTAATCGTGTTGTTCAGTTGGGAAGAAAATGCAAACTAAGCATATTTCGGACAATCAATGGTAGAGGATGGGGTGTGAAAACTCTACAGAAGATTAAGAAAGGGTCTTTTGTTGTTGAATATGTTGGAGAG GTTATAACAGATGTGGAAGCAGAAAAACGAGGGAAGTATTATGATGCTGTTGGAAGAACCTACCTCTTTGATCTTGATTATAATGATGGAGACTGTCCATATACTGTTGATGCTGGTTACTATGGAAATGTGTCTCACTTTATCAATCATTCG TGTGATCCTAATTTGGAAGTATTTGGAGTGTGGATTAATACATTAGATCCAACATTACCAAGGATTGCATTGTTTTCAAGGAGAGACATAGAGAAGGGAGAGGAATTAACCTTTGATTACATGATGACAG gagaTACTACAAATCAACCCCCAACACTTGATCAAGTAGAAAAGGATTTAGCAGCAGAGTTCCTGAAAACACCTGTGCTACAGACTTATCCAGACATGCCCGAGGGTGAAGGGGATTCATTAAAGGTCACCCTGGAGGAGAATGACACTTTACCAGAGTTAAAGCCTGATGAGGTCAAGGAAACAGGAGACGCTGCTGACAGTAATGACAGTAATGACAGTAATATACCAGAACTATCCATCGAGTCAGATGAGGTTTTTGATGAACCTCCAAAACTTGAAACACAAAAAAGTGAACTTATTCCAAAGTCATTGACCGATCAATATAGAATTGTTTGTCAGTGTGGTGCAAaaaattgtagaaaatatttgttttaa